In one Brassica oleracea var. oleracea cultivar TO1000 chromosome C9, BOL, whole genome shotgun sequence genomic region, the following are encoded:
- the LOC106314737 gene encoding uncharacterized protein LOC106314737 translates to MNSLYSNIYHVLNIKKEYPREDIQAEIVPWILWRLWKNRNELLFKGKEFEAGSLILKAREDLEEWQGSCQAKITAAEKIEAKRATTSVQTHTWKPPPTDWLKCNSDGAWHQNRETSGLGWICRDAIGHVLWAEARAVTKMDSSILTEAEALRWGAETLAGFGYKNVIFETDSLSLVKMINGNEEVWPVLQPTVEMIRHALLRIQSYEVRFYPRGGNKAADRIAKETITFVFNVPQLYSVVPLWLNYHVRSDKTVYTSNIG, encoded by the coding sequence ATGAACTCTTTGTACTCGAATATCTATCATGTTCTCAATATAAAGAAGGAATATCCGAGAGAAGATATACAAGCAGAGATAGTGCCTTGGATATTATGGCGCCTGTGGAAAAACAGGAACGAGCTGCTGTTTAAAGGGAAAGAATTTGAGGCAGGGAGTCTTATTCTGAAAGCTCGAGAAGATCTAGAGGAATGGCAAGGAAGCTGTCAGGCGAAGATAACTGCGGCTGAGAAAATTGAGGCTAAGAGAGCTACCACTTCTGTCCAAACACATACTTGGAAGCCACCCCCCACTGATTGGTTGAAATGCAATAGTGATGGAGCTTGGCATCAGAATAGAGAGACCAGTGGGCTAGGTTGGATTTGTAGAGACGCGATTGGTCATGTGTTATGGGCAGAGGCGAGAGCGGTAACAAAGATGGACTCATCTATCCTTACGGAGGCTGAAGCGTTGAGATGGGGAGCAGAAACTTTGGCAGGGTTTGGGTATAAGAATGTCATCTTCGAAACTGATTCTCTGTCATTAGTTAAGATGATAAATGGGAATGAGGAGGTCTGGCCGGTTCTGCAACCAACTGTCGAGATGATTCGCCATGCTTTGTTACGGATTCAGAGTTATGAAGTGCGGTTCTATCCTAGAGGAGGAAATAAGGCTGCTGACAGAATAGCAAAGGAAACTATCACTTTTGTGTTTAATGTTCCCCAGTTATATTCTGTAGTGCCATTGTGGTTGAATTATCATGTGAGGTCTGATAAAACAGTATACACAAGCAATATTGGCTAA